In Blastopirellula sp. J2-11, a single genomic region encodes these proteins:
- a CDS encoding prepilin-type N-terminal cleavage/methylation domain-containing protein yields MRLHHQLPRRGFSLIEALVCLTIITITSAALLLSVESTLEATMDAQEMTIASGLADQMLDEVMGQDWVDPALSDPYPTTLSAASSETSADGRTKYNDTDDYNDYTSTPPVAIDGIALGQSDGTGRYLPASFRMSSTFMQRWRCKCEVYYVDKDDQGMELDDSNAGPYRALEVSIFHQDGTDWREVLTRRRVFTYVPPST; encoded by the coding sequence ATGCGACTGCACCACCAACTCCCACGCCGCGGATTCTCTCTGATCGAAGCGTTAGTCTGTCTAACGATCATCACGATCACTTCGGCTGCGCTGCTGCTAAGCGTCGAGAGCACTCTGGAAGCGACGATGGACGCACAGGAGATGACGATCGCATCTGGCCTGGCCGATCAAATGCTGGACGAAGTAATGGGGCAAGACTGGGTCGATCCGGCGCTAAGCGATCCCTACCCAACAACGCTCAGCGCCGCCTCCAGCGAAACCAGCGCGGATGGCCGGACCAAATACAACGATACCGACGATTACAACGACTATACGTCGACCCCGCCTGTGGCGATCGATGGAATAGCGCTTGGACAAAGCGATGGGACAGGGCGATACTTGCCGGCCAGCTTTCGAATGAGCAGCACGTTTATGCAGCGCTGGCGCTGCAAATGCGAAGTCTATTACGTCGACAAGGATGACCAGGGCATGGAACTCGACGATAGCAACGCCGGCCCTTATCGCGCGCTGGAGGTGAGCATCTTCCATCAAGATGGAACCGATTGGCGCGAAGTCCTGACACGGCGAAGGGTATTCACGTATGTACCGCCAAGCACCTAA
- a CDS encoding type II secretion system protein J → MYRQAPKRPKRRGMTLAEMLVATAIMGMMAAALSTIALAVQMAHEYAADQGVMAQHARVIIERIQRAFSGATASESFPGAKIITYYDSTYPFPQAIAIWNPETIALDPDGSPLIGELKFFASDPSEPNRLLEFQATGDARPAPTTAAAWRDLVEELLDNDDVEKIELTDLIAAPKLVAGGARSYSTLRFEMRLRPDEAEVADMRDGLKTWASLRWPQRSYGPHSGTRQSWVAFQFQVAPDATAAQRSSVDVEAAPFFGSASLYYTLNQ, encoded by the coding sequence ATGTACCGCCAAGCACCTAAGCGTCCGAAACGCCGCGGCATGACGCTTGCCGAGATGTTGGTGGCGACCGCCATTATGGGGATGATGGCCGCTGCGCTCAGCACGATCGCCTTGGCGGTGCAAATGGCGCATGAATACGCCGCCGACCAAGGCGTGATGGCGCAGCATGCTCGAGTGATTATCGAACGAATTCAACGCGCCTTCTCCGGCGCGACCGCCAGCGAGTCGTTTCCCGGCGCCAAAATCATCACCTACTACGATTCGACCTATCCCTTTCCGCAAGCGATCGCGATCTGGAATCCCGAGACTATCGCGCTCGATCCGGACGGTTCGCCGCTGATAGGAGAACTGAAGTTTTTCGCGTCCGATCCGAGCGAACCGAATCGCTTGCTCGAATTTCAAGCGACTGGCGACGCTCGACCGGCGCCAACCACCGCCGCCGCTTGGCGTGATCTGGTCGAAGAACTTCTGGATAACGACGACGTCGAGAAGATCGAATTGACCGATCTGATCGCCGCTCCCAAGCTGGTCGCCGGCGGCGCACGCTCGTACAGCACGCTCCGTTTTGAGATGCGTCTGCGCCCCGATGAGGCCGAAGTCGCCGATATGCGCGACGGCCTAAAAACTTGGGCGTCGCTCCGATGGCCGCAACGATCGTATGGCCCTCATTCAGGCACGCGGCAATCGTGGGTCGCATTTCAGTTTCAAGTTGCGCCCGATGCAACGGCGGCGCAACGGTCGTCGGTCGACGTAGAAGCAGCCCCTTTCTTTGGATCGGCCTCCCTTTACTACACGCTAAACCAATGA
- a CDS encoding ComEA family DNA-binding protein, producing the protein MTKPASPPPGSNRRMRWTLRRGDQLAVVIVLLLLTVGMSIYAWRDQNRRTHWIDIEQVEPVPVAYIVDINQADWPELTQLPGIGETLAKRIVESRETMGPFLDHHDLQRVRGIGPRTLERLRPYLLPTADVESIAGDALSAPRPGG; encoded by the coding sequence ATGACCAAGCCCGCTTCACCGCCGCCAGGATCCAATCGTCGCATGCGTTGGACGCTGCGCCGGGGAGATCAACTAGCGGTCGTGATCGTACTGCTGCTCTTGACCGTCGGGATGTCGATCTACGCGTGGCGCGATCAGAATCGTCGCACGCACTGGATCGACATCGAGCAAGTCGAGCCTGTTCCGGTCGCCTATATCGTCGACATCAATCAAGCTGACTGGCCTGAATTAACGCAGTTGCCAGGCATTGGGGAAACGCTGGCCAAGCGAATTGTCGAGTCGCGCGAAACGATGGGGCCATTTTTAGATCACCATGATCTGCAACGCGTCCGCGGGATCGGGCCGCGAACGCTGGAGCGACTGCGTCCCTATTTGCTGCCGACCGCCGATGTCGAGAGCATCGCCGGCGATGCTCTTTCAGCCCCAAGGCCAGGCGGCTAG
- a CDS encoding type II secretion system protein GspD, which produces MQFLLRTTVFVLCAVTGVAAAIGLVHYSDDLLDSPMFAAPQVAATLEPKPSAAPTVTAPTAAIAPYVPAVTQQVDIDSLKKSIEAVNDRQSESFQFFTKALDSIRDVAETGINAQKENPPVNPAVPPMNGVIQAPPPVADRTPADIRPAENELPEPQPLQTGPRIVRGEGDDGLTIVIQDTDIREVLEMLSEQGNLNILPTNSVRGTVSASLTKVDVQTALNAILRSTGYITLEENNFIYVGTPAELHAMNNMADRVQTRIYRPNYVRAVDLQTLLTPLLTAEVGVISVSSASQVGISADSNAAGGDDFAGTEAVIVRDYEHKLNEIDEAVRELDRRPLQVAIEATILSVKLDDSLDVGVNFETLLDKNKVRLVSGFPLSALDQIKLTDGGLKFGFLDSSLGVFIDALESFGDTSVIASPQLLVLNKQRAEILIGEQKGYISTTVTETASTQSVEFLEIGTQLRLRPFITDDGMVRLEVHPEISDGDVKVEGEFTLPNKIVTQVTTNVICPDGRTIIIGGLIKSDLRKKGSQIPYLGSIPILGPAFRQKQETTVRDELIVLLTPRIVDPAHIPSDGEELRGVFEQQHENMADKMSPLGKRYLGRKYYRLATSAWATGDAYSALRYCNLSIHFDNGNLEAAELRNVVTQQSGLGDRSVVTHLREGWVPPSPPRPVQISPWHIEQIQTPPVAAPQEYAPAPVVRPEDFSPAPYPLPEMNP; this is translated from the coding sequence ATGCAATTCTTACTCCGAACAACGGTCTTCGTACTGTGCGCCGTCACTGGTGTCGCTGCTGCGATCGGATTGGTTCACTATTCGGACGATCTGCTCGACAGCCCCATGTTCGCCGCTCCGCAAGTTGCGGCGACTCTTGAGCCCAAGCCGTCCGCAGCGCCAACAGTGACCGCGCCGACTGCGGCGATTGCTCCCTACGTGCCGGCGGTGACGCAACAGGTTGATATCGACAGTCTGAAAAAGAGCATCGAAGCGGTCAACGATCGACAAAGCGAAAGCTTCCAATTCTTCACCAAGGCGCTTGACTCGATCCGGGACGTCGCAGAAACCGGCATCAACGCACAAAAAGAGAATCCGCCGGTTAATCCGGCCGTCCCCCCCATGAACGGCGTGATTCAGGCTCCTCCACCGGTCGCCGACAGGACGCCAGCCGACATACGGCCGGCCGAGAACGAGCTGCCCGAGCCGCAACCGTTGCAGACCGGACCGCGAATCGTTCGCGGCGAAGGAGACGATGGCCTGACCATCGTGATTCAAGACACCGACATTCGCGAAGTCCTGGAGATGTTGAGCGAGCAGGGAAATCTCAACATCCTGCCGACCAATAGCGTTCGCGGCACGGTTTCGGCTTCGCTTACTAAAGTGGATGTGCAAACCGCACTGAACGCCATCTTACGGTCGACCGGCTATATCACCTTGGAAGAAAACAATTTCATCTACGTTGGTACGCCGGCCGAACTGCACGCGATGAACAATATGGCCGATCGAGTGCAAACGCGGATCTATCGGCCAAACTACGTTCGCGCCGTCGACCTGCAAACGCTGTTGACTCCGTTGCTTACCGCCGAAGTCGGCGTCATTAGCGTATCGTCCGCCTCCCAGGTCGGCATCTCCGCCGATAGCAACGCCGCTGGTGGTGACGATTTCGCGGGAACCGAAGCGGTGATCGTTCGCGACTACGAGCACAAGCTCAACGAAATCGACGAAGCGGTTCGCGAACTCGACCGGCGTCCATTGCAAGTCGCAATTGAAGCGACGATTCTGTCTGTCAAACTGGACGACAGCTTAGACGTTGGGGTTAATTTTGAGACGCTGCTCGACAAAAATAAAGTCCGCTTGGTTTCGGGCTTTCCTCTGTCAGCGCTTGACCAGATCAAACTAACCGACGGGGGGCTGAAGTTCGGCTTCCTCGATTCGAGCTTAGGCGTATTTATTGACGCTTTGGAGTCGTTCGGCGACACCAGCGTCATCGCTTCGCCGCAATTGCTGGTGCTCAACAAACAACGCGCCGAGATTTTGATCGGCGAACAGAAAGGCTATATCAGCACGACGGTCACCGAAACGGCGTCGACGCAATCGGTGGAGTTTTTAGAGATCGGCACTCAGCTTCGCCTGCGTCCGTTTATCACCGACGACGGAATGGTTCGCCTGGAAGTCCATCCCGAAATTTCGGATGGCGACGTCAAAGTGGAAGGCGAATTTACGCTGCCCAACAAGATCGTGACGCAAGTGACCACCAACGTCATTTGTCCTGACGGCCGCACGATCATCATCGGCGGCTTGATCAAAAGCGATCTTCGCAAAAAAGGCTCGCAAATCCCCTACTTGGGAAGCATCCCGATCTTGGGGCCTGCATTTCGCCAGAAGCAAGAGACGACGGTGCGTGACGAGTTAATTGTGCTGCTCACTCCGCGAATTGTCGACCCTGCTCACATCCCCAGCGACGGCGAAGAACTGCGAGGAGTCTTCGAACAACAGCATGAAAACATGGCGGACAAAATGTCGCCGCTCGGCAAACGCTATCTGGGCCGCAAATACTATCGTCTGGCGACATCCGCTTGGGCGACCGGCGACGCTTACTCGGCGCTTCGCTATTGCAACCTCTCGATCCATTTTGACAACGGCAACCTGGAAGCGGCCGAACTGCGTAACGTGGTGACGCAACAATCGGGACTGGGCGATCGATCAGTGGTCACTCATTTGCGTGAAGGCTGGGTTCCTCCCAGTCCGCCTCGCCCGGTGCAGATCTCGCCCTGGCACATCGAACAAATCCAAACGCCGCCGGTCGCCGCGCCGCAGGAGTACGCTCCGGCGCCGGTCGTCAGACCAGAAGACTTTTCTCCCGCTCCTTATCCGCTCCCTGAGATGAACCCATGA
- a CDS encoding DUF6666 family protein, giving the protein MLRWTFGWSLACLVCLPTIGVADSWMTEHDSTISMDEMERHACFSEAPTYPLNPPQACCWNWTDSLELFLGLDGSKQPQDFGVNAHFGGRAHVNWGVPLSFDRSIGLQIGTAITQTDHAVAVTHALEGSSSRTQSFTTIGLFQRADSGWNWAIAWDVLYQQDYDTETLSQWRGRVGYDLTNRDEIGVMGSLPMSGSDANWAGNAVHLRPLAQGSFFWRHLWRYGSQTTMWLGAADSHGQENAALMNTQGTNSVVVFGADLQCPLSDHWAIFGEANFVTPADTGSVDAYLGFAFYPGGGALGWRRKTFSPLLPVASSPTFVTDLSR; this is encoded by the coding sequence ATGTTGCGTTGGACGTTTGGCTGGTCGCTTGCTTGTTTGGTCTGTCTGCCAACTATCGGCGTCGCCGACTCTTGGATGACAGAGCACGATTCGACGATCTCGATGGATGAGATGGAGCGTCACGCCTGCTTCTCTGAGGCGCCCACCTATCCGCTGAATCCCCCCCAAGCCTGTTGTTGGAACTGGACTGATAGTCTTGAGCTGTTTTTGGGACTGGATGGTTCGAAGCAACCGCAAGACTTTGGCGTGAACGCACATTTTGGCGGACGGGCCCACGTTAACTGGGGCGTGCCGTTGTCGTTTGATCGTAGCATCGGACTGCAGATCGGAACCGCGATCACGCAGACCGATCATGCCGTCGCCGTGACGCATGCGTTAGAAGGGTCGTCGAGTCGCACGCAAAGCTTTACGACGATCGGACTGTTTCAGCGAGCCGATAGCGGTTGGAACTGGGCGATCGCTTGGGATGTTCTTTATCAGCAAGACTACGATACCGAAACGCTCAGCCAATGGCGCGGGCGGGTCGGCTATGACCTTACCAATCGCGACGAAATCGGCGTTATGGGCAGTTTGCCGATGTCCGGTTCCGACGCCAACTGGGCGGGCAACGCGGTTCATTTGCGTCCCTTGGCGCAGGGGAGCTTCTTCTGGCGTCACCTATGGCGATACGGCAGTCAGACCACGATGTGGCTCGGCGCCGCCGATTCGCATGGGCAAGAGAACGCCGCGCTGATGAACACGCAAGGAACCAATTCCGTCGTCGTCTTTGGCGCTGACTTGCAGTGCCCGCTGAGCGATCATTGGGCGATCTTCGGCGAAGCGAACTTTGTCACGCCAGCCGATACCGGATCGGTCGACGCTTATCTCGGCTTCGCGTTTTACCCTGGAGGCGGCGCACTGGGATGGCGACGAAAAACCTTCTCGCCGCTGTTGCCGGTCGCCAGCAGTCCGACGTTTGTCACGGATCTGTCACGATAG
- the nadC gene encoding carboxylating nicotinate-nucleotide diphosphorylase, translated as MPKEYRQVSWDPQLVDDCRYLIRLAFREDLDDEQDWSTVSLVAADAQGNADIAARDSGTLAGAPVIPLIIEEAELDLVWTPQKQDGDSIQCGDVIGNLQGNVRDLLTSERTILNFLCRLTGVATLTRRYVDAATGQARVYDTRKTTPGWRRLEKYAVQCGGGVNHRVGLFAAVMAKDNHLAWSATQRTLADITPQVREFLVAQLGDAAAAEKLIEVEVDSLQQLEAVLPSLPDIILLDNMPPELLRQAVEMRNRLAPQVELEASGGVNLQTIGSISESGVERVSVGALTHGAVSLDLGLDWKS; from the coding sequence ATGCCGAAAGAATACCGCCAGGTTTCGTGGGATCCCCAGCTTGTCGATGATTGCCGCTATTTGATCCGCCTAGCGTTTCGCGAGGATCTCGACGACGAGCAAGACTGGTCGACGGTCTCGCTGGTCGCGGCCGACGCTCAAGGGAACGCCGATATCGCCGCGCGGGACTCCGGCACATTGGCCGGAGCGCCAGTGATTCCGCTGATTATCGAAGAGGCCGAACTCGATTTGGTCTGGACGCCGCAAAAGCAGGATGGCGATTCGATCCAATGCGGCGATGTGATCGGCAACCTGCAAGGCAACGTCCGTGACTTGCTGACCAGCGAACGAACGATTCTTAATTTTCTGTGTCGGCTGACCGGCGTCGCTACTTTGACGCGGCGTTATGTTGACGCCGCAACCGGTCAGGCTCGCGTCTATGATACGCGGAAGACCACTCCCGGTTGGCGACGGCTAGAGAAATACGCCGTACAATGCGGCGGCGGAGTGAATCATCGTGTCGGCTTGTTCGCCGCCGTCATGGCGAAAGACAATCATTTGGCCTGGAGCGCCACGCAGCGGACCTTGGCCGACATCACCCCGCAGGTGCGCGAGTTCTTGGTCGCTCAACTGGGCGATGCGGCCGCTGCAGAGAAACTGATCGAAGTCGAAGTAGACAGCCTCCAGCAGTTGGAAGCGGTGCTTCCGTCGCTGCCCGATATTATCTTGCTGGATAACATGCCGCCTGAACTATTACGGCAAGCGGTGGAGATGCGCAATCGCCTGGCGCCGCAGGTCGAACTTGAAGCTTCCGGCGGTGTGAACCTGCAAACGATCGGCTCCATCTCGGAATCAGGCGTCGAGCGGGTTAGCGTCGGCGCACTAACGCATGGCGCAGTCTCGCTCGACCTGGGGCTCGACTGGAAGTCGTAA
- the pilM gene encoding type IV pilus assembly protein PilM, with the protein MIRLPFNSTGPIGVDIGSRSIKMVQFTADRQQLFEYANYDLPGGGAENVPAGENLQAALQHCMEGRRFRGKDAVVCVGRRDLFLQNIRIPKNETKPLELLVQQEAAGRIPYNVTDAEIRHFATCDVRQGDVVAQEVVVMACHRPTLELRLEAIEASGLRPLAVDVEPAAILRSYCNQYRRESDVTDRVLYVHIGNTTTVVVIAEGEKILFIKYLDLGGRQFDEAVEKRLDMSSQQAADLRKHNGDRRRTQQDPEIARSLAEATRPIVEKLLAEMSMCIRYHSVTFRGKPLVRLVLSGGEANDQLSDVLAKRLSLDAELGDPLRVYDETQQITRRGIWDVAAGLALRET; encoded by the coding sequence ATGATTCGTCTTCCCTTCAACTCGACCGGTCCTATCGGCGTCGACATCGGCTCTCGTTCGATCAAGATGGTGCAATTCACCGCCGATCGACAACAGCTGTTCGAATACGCCAACTACGATCTTCCTGGCGGCGGCGCCGAGAACGTACCAGCCGGCGAAAATCTGCAAGCCGCCCTGCAGCACTGCATGGAAGGAAGACGCTTTCGAGGCAAAGACGCCGTCGTCTGCGTCGGCCGTCGCGATCTGTTTTTGCAGAACATTCGTATTCCCAAAAACGAAACCAAGCCGCTTGAACTGCTCGTGCAACAAGAAGCGGCCGGGCGAATTCCGTACAACGTAACCGACGCCGAAATTCGCCATTTCGCTACGTGCGACGTACGCCAGGGAGATGTCGTCGCCCAAGAAGTAGTGGTGATGGCCTGCCACCGGCCCACGCTTGAACTACGCCTGGAAGCGATTGAAGCTTCCGGCTTGAGACCGTTGGCGGTCGATGTCGAACCAGCGGCGATCCTGCGCAGCTATTGCAATCAATATCGCAGAGAATCGGATGTTACCGATCGCGTCTTGTACGTTCATATCGGCAACACCACCACGGTGGTCGTTATCGCGGAAGGCGAAAAAATCTTGTTCATCAAGTATCTCGACCTGGGCGGACGCCAATTTGACGAAGCAGTGGAGAAGCGGCTCGACATGTCGTCGCAACAAGCGGCTGACTTACGCAAACACAACGGCGATCGTCGGCGCACTCAACAAGACCCGGAAATCGCCCGCAGCCTGGCCGAAGCGACGCGCCCGATTGTGGAAAAGCTGCTCGCCGAAATGTCGATGTGCATTCGCTATCACAGCGTGACGTTCCGCGGCAAACCCTTGGTCCGCCTGGTATTGTCCGGGGGAGAAGCGAACGATCAATTGTCCGACGTTCTGGCCAAACGTCTCTCGCTAGACGCTGAACTGGGCGATCCGCTCCGCGTTTATGACGAAACGCAACAAATCACCCGCCGCGGCATCTGGGATGTCGCCGCCGGGCTGGCTTTGCGGGAAACGTAA
- a CDS encoding LamG domain-containing protein, translated as MKMDRQQRLEFRPRRRGIAVVIVLALLSITLAMSYAMMRTQMSAAQIERNLHRAGSARHAALSGLAIGVRKMHAANWQGVGVSVNGSLSDNESYIVTYETGDAKLTAADPDWGEYPYRVTVRAIGIAFDPLDTTYKSEYVTEAVVQLVRKRRTDNPAHFTTSQAYTTYLWGTQANRIEMPISLNGPTHIQGELQLCQSMPVATRPFYGLIDELAIYDYDIGGLSLLLMALAGNSSNSSLYYQMNALGPRHWWRFNESSSTAATVAAQAGGRTGTYGGGTLPGVVVSGSNRATFFDGENGYVDLGKFELPSSGRFSIIAWIAPLNGDADNDQGRIISKSTGIDASDHTFMLGLDNGDSNPRLRARLHRSNYTYTYTASGGTLSFSQWACVALTFDGYQYRFYKNGILISTHGIGGSPVNNPAASVWIGDNPPGSPRTRYLGDLLSMKNAGRGDYRPLTGDIRLNQSTNSNANWLCLSRLLGLTVNYSNFSVTTPTEITAAASAYQLYPGGKSYSVPAIAGNISNRNYAPDMLDNPLGVLRINGNTTLGDSVTIDGMCITPGDGVDLTFRGDNVQVRATTLPALVGESSVWQLPAIYGRDDVLIDDADVTIDGAVIVGDRFEIEAGADETRCVLTGMLHAQRATVATRNSWDYHYSDWESQLSQFVNATGGDADDYFPQWLDDERGLDLNKNLSVSPPAETKSYYWPDLSQPIYVADPGDEGLVWEYIRRSENGPS; from the coding sequence ATGAAAATGGATCGCCAGCAACGCTTAGAATTCCGCCCACGACGACGAGGAATCGCCGTCGTGATCGTGCTTGCGCTGTTGTCGATCACGTTGGCGATGTCGTACGCGATGATGCGCACGCAAATGAGCGCCGCACAAATCGAACGAAATTTGCATCGTGCGGGCTCAGCGCGACATGCGGCGTTGTCAGGTCTGGCGATCGGCGTACGAAAAATGCATGCCGCCAACTGGCAGGGAGTCGGCGTCTCGGTGAATGGATCGCTGAGCGACAACGAAAGCTACATCGTCACCTACGAGACAGGCGATGCAAAACTGACCGCAGCCGATCCAGACTGGGGCGAGTATCCTTACCGCGTCACGGTTCGGGCTATTGGAATCGCATTTGATCCGCTCGACACGACTTACAAGTCTGAATATGTCACCGAAGCGGTCGTGCAATTAGTTCGCAAACGCCGCACCGACAATCCGGCCCATTTTACGACGTCGCAAGCCTATACGACTTATCTCTGGGGAACCCAGGCCAACCGCATTGAAATGCCGATCTCGCTAAATGGGCCGACGCACATTCAAGGCGAACTGCAACTTTGCCAATCGATGCCTGTTGCGACGCGCCCCTTTTACGGCTTGATCGACGAATTGGCGATTTATGACTATGACATCGGCGGCTTGAGTCTCCTGCTCATGGCGCTGGCAGGCAATTCGAGCAACTCGAGTCTTTACTATCAGATGAACGCGCTGGGGCCCAGACATTGGTGGCGTTTCAACGAATCGTCATCCACCGCCGCAACGGTCGCCGCACAAGCAGGCGGAAGAACCGGAACCTATGGCGGTGGCACCTTGCCTGGCGTCGTCGTCTCCGGTTCGAACCGAGCAACCTTCTTCGATGGTGAAAATGGCTATGTCGATCTCGGAAAGTTTGAACTTCCCTCGTCCGGAAGATTCAGCATTATCGCCTGGATCGCTCCCCTGAACGGCGATGCTGACAACGATCAAGGACGAATTATTTCGAAGTCAACCGGAATTGATGCTTCGGATCATACCTTCATGCTTGGGTTGGATAACGGCGATAGCAACCCTCGCTTAAGAGCTCGGCTGCACAGAAGTAATTATACCTACACCTACACTGCAAGCGGCGGAACGCTTTCATTTTCGCAATGGGCCTGCGTCGCGCTCACCTTCGACGGATATCAATATCGGTTTTACAAGAACGGAATTTTGATCTCCACGCATGGGATTGGGGGTTCGCCGGTGAACAATCCCGCTGCGAGCGTTTGGATCGGCGACAACCCGCCAGGAAGTCCCCGAACTCGCTACTTGGGCGATCTATTGAGCATGAAGAATGCTGGGCGGGGAGACTATCGCCCCCTGACCGGTGACATCCGTCTGAATCAATCGACCAACTCCAACGCCAATTGGTTATGCCTGTCCCGGCTGCTCGGACTGACGGTCAACTATTCCAACTTTAGCGTAACGACCCCGACGGAGATCACCGCAGCGGCAAGCGCCTATCAACTGTATCCCGGCGGGAAAAGCTACTCAGTCCCCGCGATTGCCGGCAATATCAGCAATCGGAACTACGCGCCCGACATGCTCGACAATCCGCTAGGCGTTTTACGAATAAACGGCAACACGACGCTCGGCGATAGCGTGACCATAGACGGCATGTGCATCACGCCTGGCGATGGAGTCGACCTTACCTTCCGCGGCGACAATGTCCAAGTACGCGCGACGACGTTGCCGGCGCTGGTCGGAGAATCTTCGGTTTGGCAACTGCCGGCCATCTATGGTCGCGATGACGTGTTGATCGACGATGCGGATGTCACGATCGATGGCGCCGTCATTGTCGGCGATCGTTTTGAGATCGAAGCGGGCGCCGATGAGACGCGCTGCGTCTTGACCGGAATGTTGCATGCTCAACGAGCGACCGTGGCAACGCGGAACAGCTGGGACTACCACTATTCTGATTGGGAATCGCAGCTTTCGCAGTTCGTGAATGCGACCGGCGGTGACGCCGACGACTACTTTCCGCAATGGCTGGATGACGAAAGAGGACTTGATTTGAACAAGAACCTTTCGGTCTCCCCCCCCGCAGAGACAAAAAGCTACTATTGGCCCGATCTGTCTCAACCGATATACGTAGCGGATCCCGGGGACGAAGGCCTGGTGTGGGAATACATTCGCCGTAGTGAAAACGGCCCAAGTTAA
- a CDS encoding Tfp pilus assembly protein FimT/FimU: MTRGLAQNHGGFTLIELLLVVALISVITAIVLPQLAPTFDQQLESCGEILVSDLDYARSLAIANGSTYRVTFDTVANAYTLTHVGSNVTLDKLPHSPFHNTDANPAQQVTSLSDLPHVGVSVTIVGAVITGNSDTLTTFVEFGPLGETTATQPTIIWLRAGSGVDSKYAAVRIHPITGIAAYEEPTQVTPSIPAS, translated from the coding sequence TTGACGCGTGGACTGGCTCAAAATCACGGCGGCTTTACGCTGATCGAACTATTGTTGGTGGTGGCGCTGATCAGCGTCATCACGGCGATCGTATTGCCGCAGCTTGCGCCGACCTTTGATCAACAGCTGGAAAGCTGCGGCGAGATTCTCGTCTCTGACTTGGACTATGCGCGAAGCCTGGCGATCGCCAACGGTTCGACCTATCGCGTCACTTTTGACACGGTCGCGAACGCCTATACGCTGACGCACGTCGGCTCGAACGTGACGCTCGACAAGTTGCCTCACTCGCCGTTCCACAATACCGACGCGAATCCCGCTCAACAGGTGACCTCGCTTTCGGATCTGCCGCATGTCGGCGTAAGCGTTACGATCGTTGGAGCCGTCATCACCGGTAACAGCGACACCCTCACAACCTTCGTTGAATTTGGACCACTGGGAGAAACTACCGCGACGCAGCCCACAATCATTTGGCTGCGCGCCGGGAGTGGCGTAGATTCCAAATACGCGGCCGTGCGGATTCATCCGATTACAGGCATCGCCGCCTATGAAGAACCTACCCAAGTCACTCCGAGTATTCCCGCCTCTTAG
- the pilO gene encoding type 4a pilus biogenesis protein PilO: protein MAESVFKTQKSKTVKWQYVVVVAAIAVAYAAFVYLPRQRHISALRDEISLMKSTIESEEAIETQLTAVQQEFDQVETFLASWRAVSEKDIDAGRVYHLLTSQARDAGAEKLSLVPMPEQRHASLISQPVQIGCQARFAEIHAMLKRFEQLPYVLWVRSIELSPLSPGDDVLKCELTLEFFVDFDGKSG from the coding sequence ATGGCCGAATCCGTTTTCAAAACGCAAAAAAGTAAAACTGTCAAATGGCAGTATGTTGTCGTCGTAGCGGCCATCGCCGTCGCCTACGCTGCGTTCGTCTACTTACCGCGGCAACGACACATCTCGGCGCTGCGCGATGAGATTAGCTTAATGAAATCGACAATCGAATCGGAAGAGGCGATTGAAACGCAATTGACTGCTGTTCAACAAGAATTCGATCAGGTCGAAACGTTTCTCGCCTCCTGGCGCGCCGTTTCGGAAAAAGATATCGACGCCGGCCGCGTCTATCATTTGTTGACGTCGCAAGCACGCGACGCTGGCGCCGAAAAGTTGAGCCTGGTCCCGATGCCCGAGCAACGTCACGCCAGCTTGATCTCCCAACCCGTTCAGATTGGCTGCCAAGCCCGGTTTGCCGAAATTCACGCCATGCTGAAACGATTTGAGCAGCTCCCCTACGTCCTTTGGGTGAGAAGCATCGAGCTGTCTCCGCTATCACCAGGCGATGATGTTTTGAAATGCGAGCTAACCTTGGAGTTTTTTGTCGATTTTGACGGTAAATCCGGTTAG